Below is a window of Musa acuminata AAA Group cultivar baxijiao chromosome BXJ3-11, Cavendish_Baxijiao_AAA, whole genome shotgun sequence DNA.
GGGATAAGGAACCTTCCTATCCACCTAGCCACCCTGCTTAACTTATTTCCATTTTTCCACCTATGACACCACATCCTCATTTCTAATGTATCGCTGCCCATCCAGTGTTTCTTGCACCCATTTTTTGAAGTGGTAATCAGAGTGCTTGATccctaaattttatttttgtattatatGGAACTGGATATTCTTTGAAGGCTTAATACCAAGGAGTGTACCAGTATATATGGCAATAAATTTATGCCTGTTACAACGGTGAATACCTCATGTCTGTTGCTTGACTATGCCACCCAATGATTAGTTGAAATCTGGTTAGTTACTAGTTCTGAATTGTGCTTGGACATGTTAGCATGCTGGCAAATCATGCTTTTCGATAGCATTTGAGCATACTATGCTATAATCCTAGAGCAGATACTTGTATATACTGTGCACTTTTAAAATGTTAGCCTTGTATTCACTTTTTCTCTTCATTGTTATGACTTATGATGCAAGAGATTTAAAATTGCTACCTAACATATTTTTTAACATATTGTGTCGAGTTTCCAGGTTTTATTTGTTTGACTGAATATTATTTTCTGTTGCATTACGTTGGAACACTTATGTTTTTCTCAAATTGCTTGAAGCTAGATCGCCAGAAGAAGAGCAGCACACATTTCAAAGTACCCTGATGCACAAGTCATAAGCCTTGGCATTGGTGACACCACAGAACCCATTCCAGAAGTTATAACTTCTGCCATGGCTATGGTAAAACTTGTCTCTTGTATTGGAATAAACGTGATCTTTTATAGGTTATTTATATTCTTTATGTTATGCCAATGTCTGCATAAACTTGAATTTTATAACCTTATTATATGTAGAAATACTGATACTATGTTTATTGTAAATGAAATGCATTGCTGCACAATGATCTTCAATTGAAATACATCAAATCTAGTCTCATTAAAAAACTATAATTCTCATGATTCTcttttatgtttgtaattttgtatGATTTTCTTAAGTTCGTGAGACACTTGCCAATCAATTTTGTATATGAttgttattttcatatttatctaCTTTTAACCAAAATTTGTCGAACAAAGTACTTCTTGAATGTAGTTTTCTGCTTGCTGAGAAGTTTTATAATAATCAAAGCTATGGTGAGAGTGATGACATTGTGTAAATAAAGTTGTATTTTCACTAAGGTTCATGTTTAACAGCAACAAACAGATGAAAAGGAGTTGTATCATATCTAAAGTCTGTCATATGGCTTGTGTCCGAGGTCAACAACAAATACAACAACAAGATGCAAGGTTAGATGAGGTCAAATGGCAAATCATTGAATATTATCACAAGATGGCATGAGGATGAGTCTATTATTTCCAGAGAATCAGTTTGTTAATTAACTTGACAGCTCCTGAAGTTTTAACTAAAACTTCACTTTCTtggttacaattttttttttcagtggTTTCTGTCAGTATTTTTATAGAGATTTTACTAAAAGGTTAACAATATTAGACTTTTAATTTAGTGTAGGTCATATTTGTTTGAATTATTCATGGATCTTTGCTTATTCTGCATGTATAAAAATtgaacttattatattatttatgcaGAGAGCACATTCTCTCTCAACTGTTGAGGGATATAGTGGTTATGGAGCTGAACAAGGGGACAAGGTAACTAATTATAGTGGTTATGGAGCTGAACAAGGGGACAAAGTAACTAATTATATTTCAcaccattctctctctctttttttgttttttaaccaCCTTTTTCTGTAACAATTTGTGAATTCTTTGAAGTTGAATGTAATATGTATTGTTTTGATAATTCGTTTACTTGTTGGACTTTTTCTGCAGAAACTAAGGGCTGCTATAGCCTCAACATATTACAAAGACCTTGCTATTGATGAAACTGATATATTTGTCTCAGATGGTGCAAAATGTGATATATCTCGGCTTCAGGTTGTTTTTCGTTTCATGTTTTCACTTTGTTTTTGTTCTATTTCCTATATTGAAATTGATGATGACTAATCTCTATGAGTCTACAAGTTGAGGAACTTTTTGTGGTTCAGAGGGAAGGGGGTGGTTTGTATGGATAAACTGGTTTTATACGCCTTATCTTTCTTATACATTCTACGGGTCCTTTTTGGATCTGAAGTGAAGATGGCAGTTCAAGATCCATCGTACCCTGTAAGACTACACTGCACACCCTTAATTTATGcttttctctctttttaattATAGAAGGCTACTTTTGAAATTTGTACATGGTTAATGCTATTATAGTATGTGGTTTTGATTCTTATTTGGAGTAGGAGCATCAACAATAGGCATTTGTATTCAGTGGATAGGTTGATGTCAATGCAACGTGTATATTTCTATGTTTATGGTCATCTATTAGGGAGTTAAATCTTCAAACTTCAAGGTATATGTAAAATATGTCTACTTAAGGACTACTGTTATTACAGGCATATGTAGATTCAAGTGTTATTGTGGGACAAACTAGCTTATTTCAGAAGGATATTGAGAAATATGGAAACATTGAATACATGAGATGTGTACCTGAGAATGGATTTTTCCCAGATTTGTCAACCATTTCACatgttgatattatatttttttgttcaCCAAACAATCCCACGGGTTCAGCAACAACAAGAGACCAGCTGATCCATCTGGTTCAGTTTGCACAGGACAATGGCTCAATTGTAGTTTTTGATTCTGCTTATTCCCTGTATATTTCAGACGACAGTCCACGTTCTATTTATGAGATTCCTGGAGCAAAAGAGGTGAGTTCAGTGCTGGAACAATCTTCTTTTTGCAAACTGACTTACGATTATAGTAAAAAAAATGCAATATTATGCTTAAGTAAATGCATCTATACACATGATTATGGTTAGGATAGATTTATATACTGGATGATATACAGACTTTTACCATCTGACATCattgaattaaataataaaaattaaaatgaatggCTGATGTTAGTGTCTAGCTTTATGTTTCGGTATTTATGTATTGGTTTGACCAGTGTATGAGACCTTGCTTATTGCCATCTTGAATTTATTATCTGTATCAAatgaaatattgttcacatgattacATACTTATACCAAGGTCCAAGCTGTACTTACCACCTGTGAAAACCATGAAGAACCCTTTGTTTTTCCTTGCATTCAGTGAGGATATTGGATTAATACATTTTTATTTCTGATGCATACGTACAAATGCCAAATCCTAGGAATAAATGTTGGAATTTGCTTTTTAATGTAATGGGAGCATCCTAGGGTTCAGACTGCATTAATGTCTAGAATTGTATTTCCAACCATTCAACTTGAAATGCTGCCAACTGCTGCTGTCTATCTA
It encodes the following:
- the LOC135652702 gene encoding probable LL-diaminopimelate aminotransferase, chloroplastic, whose product is MGFAGAWMLLLRSSRPIARRRAAHISKYPDAQVISLGIGDTTEPIPEVITSAMAMRAHSLSTVEGYSGYGAEQGDKKLRAAIASTYYKDLAIDETDIFVSDGAKCDISRLQVLFGSEVKMAVQDPSYPAYVDSSVIVGQTSLFQKDIEKYGNIEYMRCVPENGFFPDLSTISHVDIIFFCSPNNPTGSATTRDQLIHLVQFAQDNGSIVVFDSAYSLYISDDSPRSIYEIPGAKEVAIETSSFSKFAGFTGVRLGWTVVPKELLFSDGFPVAKDFNRIVCTCFNGASNIAQAGGLACLSPEGLKAMVETIKFYKENTKIIVDTFKSLGFDVYGGRNAPYVWVHFPG